The DNA region GCCACTGTGACGCAGCCGTAACGCTGGGCGTATAGAATCTCTCCTGTACCACAATTCTGAAGTCAGAACAGGAGGGACAGGATGCCCCAGTCTGCATCCGGCGCCGCCCCATGACGGTGGCCGACGCCATTTCACCTACCCCCGGCCACCCTATGGGCACCGCCCTCGAAGCGCGGGCGCTCGTCAAGGATTTCCGGGGATTTCGTGCCACGAACGAGGTCGACCTCCAGATTCGGGGGGGCGAGATTCACGCGATCATCGGCCCGAACGGGGCAGGCAAGACGACGCTCTTTAACCTGCTCTCGGGCTTTCTGCGGCCCACGAGCGGGGAGGTGCTGCTGTTCGGCGAGCGCATCGACACGCTGCCGCCCCATGCAATCGTGCGGCGGGGGCTGTCGCGCTCGTTTCAAATCAGCTCGGTCTTTCCGACCATGACGGTGCGGGAAAACGTGCTCGTCGCGCTGGGGTCCCCCACCCCGCTGCCCGGTCAGTTCTGGACCCCGCTCTCGCGGCTGGAGGCCCTCGGCCCCCGCGCCGACGAGATTCTGGAGCGGGTGGGGCTGGGCGCGGCGCACGCCCGGCTCGCGGCCGACCTCAGCCACGGCGAGAAACGGCAACTGGAGATCGGCATCTCGCTGACCCAGGAGCCGCGCGTGCTGCTGCTTGACGAACCGACCTCCGGCATGGGGTCGGAAGGAATCGCCCGCGTGATCGCCCTCGTGCGTGAGGTCGCGCGGGGCCGCACAGTGGTCCTCGTCGAGCACAACATGAGCGTGGTGGCCGAACTCGCCGACCGCATCACGGTGCTGCAATACGGTCAGGTCATCGCCAGCGGGCGCTATGACGACGTGCGGCGCGACCCGCGCGTGATCGAGGCGTATCTGGGCGAGGAGGCGCACGCATGACCGCCCCCGCGCCCATCCCCGCCCCGGTGCCCACCCTGGGGGGGCCGCTGCTCGAAGTCCGCGACCTCAACGCTTACTACGGCCAGAGCCACGTCCTGCACGGGGTGAATCTGCACGTCCATCCCGGCGAGGTCGTCAGCCTGATCGGGCGCAACGGGGCGGGCAAGACGACCACCCTCAAGGCCATCATGGGCGTGCTGAGAAGCCGCACCGGGCAGATTCGCTTTGACGGGCAGGACCTGACCCGGCTGCCCAGCAACCGGGTCGCCGCGCGGGGCCTCGCCTGGGTGCCCGAGGAACGGGCGATCCTGTCGAGCCTGACGGTCCGCGAGAACCTCGAACTGCCCCCCGCCCGGCCCGGCGGCTGGAGCCTGGATCGGGCATATCAGGCCTTCCCGGTGCTGCGCGAGCGCGGGCACCATCCCGGTTCCAAGCTTTCGGGCGGCGAACAGCAGATGCTCGCCATCGTGCGGGTGCTGCGCAGCGCCCCCAGGCTGCTGCTGCTCGACGAACCCAGCGAGGGCCTCGCGCCCGTGATCGTGCAGGCCATCGGCGACATGCTTCAGGAACTGCGCCGCGACGGCCTGAGCGTGATTCTGGTCGAACAGAACCTCAAATTCGCCACCCGACTCGCCGACCGCCACTACGTGCTGGTCGACGGCGAGGTCGTGGACGAGGTCGCCCGGCACGAGGTGGAAGATCGCCGGGCCGACCTGCTGCGCTACCTCAGCGTTTAACTTCTCCGTCTCATCCCCCTTTCCTTGGAGGAACCCCCATGCAGAAGAAACTC from Deinococcus sp. HSC-46F16 includes:
- a CDS encoding ABC transporter ATP-binding protein; this translates as MTAPAPIPAPVPTLGGPLLEVRDLNAYYGQSHVLHGVNLHVHPGEVVSLIGRNGAGKTTTLKAIMGVLRSRTGQIRFDGQDLTRLPSNRVAARGLAWVPEERAILSSLTVRENLELPPARPGGWSLDRAYQAFPVLRERGHHPGSKLSGGEQQMLAIVRVLRSAPRLLLLDEPSEGLAPVIVQAIGDMLQELRRDGLSVILVEQNLKFATRLADRHYVLVDGEVVDEVARHEVEDRRADLLRYLSV
- a CDS encoding ABC transporter ATP-binding protein; the protein is MTVADAISPTPGHPMGTALEARALVKDFRGFRATNEVDLQIRGGEIHAIIGPNGAGKTTLFNLLSGFLRPTSGEVLLFGERIDTLPPHAIVRRGLSRSFQISSVFPTMTVRENVLVALGSPTPLPGQFWTPLSRLEALGPRADEILERVGLGAAHARLAADLSHGEKRQLEIGISLTQEPRVLLLDEPTSGMGSEGIARVIALVREVARGRTVVLVEHNMSVVAELADRITVLQYGQVIASGRYDDVRRDPRVIEAYLGEEAHA